The following DNA comes from Polynucleobacter sp. MG-6-Vaara-E2.
GGTGCAACACCCATCAAGAAAATCTCTGATCACTACTTCTTTAAGTTATCTGATCCCCGTTGCGAAGCGTTTTTACGCGAGTGGACTCAAGTCAAAACGCCATTACAACCCGAAGCTCGCAATAAAATGAAAGAGTGGGTTGGTGAGCCTGGTGAGAGCAAATTAGGTGACTGGGATATCTCCCGCGACGCCCCGTATTTCGGCTTTGAGATCCCGGATGCGCCAGGAAAATATTTCTATGTCTGGCTTGACGCTCCTATAGGCTACTATGCCAGCTTCCTAAATTATTGTCAGGCTAAAGGCCTTAATTTTGATGAGTGGGTTAAGCCAGATACCACTACTGAGCAATACCATTTCATTGGCAAAGATATTCTGTATTTCCATACCCTATTTTGGCCTGCGACTTTGCAATTTGCAGGCTATCGCACACCAACCAATGTGTTTGCCCATGGCTTTTTAACAGTTGATGGCGAAAAGATGAGCAAGTCACGTGGCACTTTGATCTCTGCAAATAGTGTGATCGAGTGCGGCTTCAATCCTGAGTGGTTCCGTTACTACTTTGCTACGAAATTAAACGACAGCATGGAAGACTTAGATCTCAATCTGCAAGATTTTGTTGCTCGTGTGAATAGCGATTTACTCGGCAAGTACATCAATATTGCAAGTCGCAGTGCCGGCTTCTTGGTTAAACGTTTTGGTGGTGTTGTTTCTGATGAGGCGATGAATAATCCACTACTCAAGGAAATCTCAGCGGCCAGCGAAAAAATCGCTGCACTCTATGAGGGTCGTGAATATGCAAAAGCATTGCGCTCGATCATGGAGCTTGCTGACAAGATCAATGGCTTCGTCGATGAAAACAAGCCCTGGGAAATTGCCAAAGATCCTGAGCGTGAAGCAGATTTACAACGCGTCTGTAGTGTGACCTTGGAGGCATTCCGCATGCTCAGCCTGTACCTCAAGCCTGTGATTCCACAGGTAGCTACTGGAGTTGAAGAATTTTTATCCCTTGTCCCGCAATCCTGGTCGGACATTAATACCCCGCTTTCTAGCCAGAACCCAATCAAGCCCTATAAGCACCTCATGACCCGGGTGGAAGCCCCTCAAATTGAGGCCTTGCTGGCTGCAAACTTGTAAAAAGAGGGTGGAAAAGCACCTATAATGGTGGTCGTATTCCCCAAATAATTTGTGGAATTAAATCTGTAAGTTATTGAATTTATTGAGTTTTTTAGGAAATACCATGGCAAGATATCAATCTGAATTCACCCAGTTCTTAAATGAACTCAAAACCGAGAAACCGAATCTTGAGGCTGAGCAACAAGCTGGTCGCGCCCTCCTGTGGGACAAAGAGCCACTGAGTGTTGAAGATCAGCGTCGCGCCAAAGCCGCTAAGTTAAAACAACGCGCTTACGTTTACTCGAATGACTGAGCCGGGCACCGCCCCAATTTCTGATTTATTAGATAGCACTCCATCGGTAACCGATGGGATGTCGGAAGCATTCGCCAAACTATATGGCGAGCCCCTCTTCAAGCTTCCAACAGATCTTTATATTCCACCAGATGCGCTAGAGGTTTTTCTAGAAGCATTTGAGGGTCCACTCGACCTCTTGCTGTATTTGATTCGTAAACAGAACTTTAACGTTCTCGATATTCCAATGGCGCAGGTGACGCAGCAGTACCTGAGTTATATCGACCAAATTCGTCATCACAACCTTGAACTCGCTGCTGAGTATTTATTGATGGCAGCGATGTTGATTGAGATTAAGTCTCGCATGCTGCTCCCAATGAAGAAAGCTGATAGCGAGGAAGAAGTAGAAGATCCGCGCGCTGAACTGGTTCGTCGCCTCTTAGAGTACGAGCGCATGAAACTAGCAGCTCAAGAACTTGACCAAATTCCGCAACAAGGTCGCGACTTCCAGGTGGCACATGGCTTTGTAGACACTACTGTTGCTATTACTTGGCCAGAGGTCAATCTAGAAGATTTACAAATGGCTTGGCGTGATGTTCTTCACCGCGCCAAACTAACCCAACACCACACCATTACCCGCGAAGAACTCTCAGTACGCGACTTTATGACCCGTATTCTGCGTCGCTTACAGAACACGAAGTTCGTCGAGTTTGGTGAATTATTTGAAGATGCCATCAAGTCTGGCAATGGCATACCAGTAGTGATTGTGAACTTTATCGCCATGTTAGAGCTGTCGCGCGAAGCTTTAATCGAAATCACTCAAGCTGAGCCATACGCACCAATCTACGTCCGCCTCGCTTACACTCCTGTTGCATGAAAATCATTAGCGATATTCAAGAGCTGCGCGATCACTTGCGCGGACAAAATCGCGCTTCATTTGTGCCAACCATGGGTAACCTTCATGAGGGCCACTTATCACTGATGCGCCTAGCAAGACAACATGGCGACCCAGTGGTAGCTAGCATCTTTGTAAACCGCTTACAGTTTGGTCCTAATGAGGACTTCGATAGCTATCCACGCACAATGCAAGCAGATATCGAAAAACTGGAAAAAGAAGGTGTATACATTCTGTTTGCGCCTACTGAGCGCGATCTGTATCCACAGCCCCAGGAATACCGCGTTGATCCGCCACAGCAATTGGGTGACATCCTTGAGGGTGAGTTCCGCCCCGGCTTCTTCAGAGGTGTTTGTACAGTAGTTCTGAAACTCTTTTCTTGTGTACAGCCTAAAGTTGCGGTGTTTGGTAAAAAAGATTACCAACAACTAATGATTATTCGACAGATGGCTAAACAGTTTGCGCTACCAGTCGATATTGTTCCTGGTGAGACGATTCGCGCTGATGATGGCTTAGCCCTCTCATCTCGTAATGGCTACCTCTCGGCTGAGGAGCGTGCAGAAGCACCTGAACTACAAAGAGCGCTTAAGGAAGTGCGGGAGCGTGTTTTGCAACTTGCGAATCGCAATAGCCAATCTATCTCTGAAATAGAAAAAGCGGCTGTTGCTTCACTTGCCGCCCGTGGGTGGAAACCGGATTACATCGCCATTCGCCAACAAAGCGACTTGGCACCAGCATCTAATGAGAGCCTACAAGCGAATGAGCCACTAGTGATTCTCACAGCAGCCAAACTTGGTAAAACACGCTTAATTGACAACCTAGAGATTTAATCTCTAGGTTTATCCTAAAGGGCGAAGAACTGCCCTACTTGTAGATTTAATTCTTTTGCTAGTTCAGCGCCAGTCAACTTACCCGTTGCTCCCTTAGCCTTCAGGACTTCAATTTGCCCGCCATGACAAGTCACAAAGAATGAGTCTAGAGTGATCTGAGTAATCTCCCCTGGCTTGCCTTTGACTGCGCCAAAGGTAGCGGCCACATGCTTGTGGCAATCGTAGATTTGTACTTTTTGCTCGCCAAACTTTGTCCAAGCACCAGGCGCAGGATTGCAAGCGCGAATGAGATTGTAGATTTGACTAATATGAGTAGCCCAATGAATCTGTGCAGCATTGACATCAAACCAGCCTTCGTAGTTGGCTAGCGATTCATCCTGCACGATTTCTTGATGCTTACCAGCTACAACTAAATCAGCAGCCTCCAGTAAAGCCTTTACACCAATCGGGAATAAATGATCAAAGTAGATCTTGCCTAAGGTGTCATTAGGCCCAATCGTAACTTCTTTCTGCAAAATGACTTCGCCCTCATCCAAACCATCAGATGGACGGAAAATGGTTAAGCCAGTTTTTTCTTCACCCAATGCAATCGCCCAGTTAATGGCGCTTGGTCCGCGATACTTTGGAAGTAGTGATGGGTGATATTGAATCGTGCCATGCTTTGGAATTTTGCAAAGCTCTTGTGGGACAAACTGCAATACATAAGCCATGACACAGATATCAGCCTGGCTATCGATCATTGCCTGTGCAGCTTCAGGACCCTTGAGGGAAGCAAACTGCAAGGGGGTTAAGCCCCTTGCTAGCGCAGCCTCTTTAAGGATTTCTGGCTTAGTTGATTTAGGATTATCGGGTGGGCAAAAGACAGCAACGATCTCGTCACCACGATCTAAAAAAGCTTCCAGAGCAGCCTTGCCAAAATCGGCACTCCCAATCAACGCAACCCGCATCTTAGATCACCTTATCGTGACGTAATGCAATCAACTCATCGGTGGAGTAACCCAACTCACTGAGAATCTCATCTGTATGTTCACCTAATAAAGGTGAACGCGTCACTTCAGTTGGGCTATCAGACATCTTGATTGGGTTACCAACAGTCAAATACTTGCCACGAATTGGATGATCCACTTCTACTACCGTTCCAGTCGCACGGAGTGCTGGCTCTTCGGCAATTTCTTTCATCGACAAAATTGGGCCGCAGGGGATGTCATATTTATTCAATACATCCATGACTTCAAATTTCGTCATCGTCATGGTCCATTTTTCAATCTCGCCAAAGATCTCCATCAAATGTGGCAAGCGTGCCATTGGGGATGCAAAACGGACATCAGTAATCCAGTCTTCGCGACCAATCACTTTACATACCGCCTCCCAGACTGGAGCTTGAACGATCACATACATGTAGGCATTCGGATCAGTTTCCCAACCTTTACATTTCACAATCCAACCAGGTTGACCGCCACCAGAGGCATTGCCAGCACGCGGTACAGCTTCGCCGAACTCACCATTTGGGAACTGCGGATATTCTTGCATTAGGCCATTACGCTCTAAGCGCTGCTGGTCGCGCAGCTTCACACGGCACAGGTTCAATACTGCATCTTGCATTGCCGCTAATACTTTTTGGCCACGACCAGAGTGCGTGCGTTGATAAAGCGCCGTCACAATACCAAGAGCCAAATGCAAACCAGTTCCGCTATCACCAATTTGCGCACCAGTAACCATGGGAGGGCCATCATCAAAACCAGTAGTGGAAGCTGATCCGCCAGCACATTGCGCAACGTTCTCATACACTTTGCAGTCTTCATATGGCCCAGGACCAAAACCTTTTACTGAAGCCATGATCATCATTGGGTTCAGCTCTTGAATACGTTCCCAAGAAAAACCCATGCGATCAAGTGCACCAGGAGCAAAGTTCTCCACCAATACATCGCACTCTTTGATAAGACGCTCGAGAATCTCTTTACCCTTTTGGGTTTTGGTATTCACCGTGATGGAACGCTTGTTATGGTTCAACATCGTGAAATACAAGCTATCTGCATCTGGAATATCGCGTAGTTGACCACGAGTTGCATCACCTTCGCCTGATTTTTCCACTTTGATCACATCTGCACCAAACCAAGCCAACAACTGCGTACAGGTTGGCCCCGATTGAACGTGCGTAAAGTCGAGGATTTTGACCCCTTCTAGTGCTTTTGCCATGATTTAAGTCCCAATAAGAATGAAAATTTTGAATTGAGGCAATTTTACCAGCGGGGAATTCTGGAAAATGGCATGTGCCCAATTTTTGGGCACAAGATGCTACTAGGCCTTACAGAAACTATATGTGGCTAAGCTGTTGGGTCCTCAAGTTCAGAAAGGCGCTTTTTCAGGGCACTTTCCTCGGCAAAACGAGCAGTTTCATCGCGAATAATCGCCACCACCCCATTTGCTTTGTGATTTTCATTGAACAGCATCCCTACGGTAAAGGCGATAGATAGCATGCTGCCATCTTTATGCTTTGCCGGCACCTTCAATAATGCAGTGCCATATCGGGTGATGCCGGTCTCCATAGACTTGCTATAGCCCTCGTTATGCCTCTGACGTTGACGCTCAGGAACGATGAGATCCAAGGTCTGACCAAGAGCCTCTACTTCTGAGTAACCAAAGATTCTGGTAGCTGCTGGATTCCACAAGACAATTTTTTCATTGGCATCCGAAACAATGATGGCATCGCCCACACATTCAAGCAATTCATACAAATCTACATTTGTCTTCATGTATTCAGTCTATCGAATAAAAAAGGCGCCCACAAGGAGCGCCTTCAAATCAATCCGATGAATTATCGCAATTAAACTGCTTTAGCTGCGTGCAATTTAGCGATGTCATCTTTGCTGTAGCCAAGGTCAGCCAACACTTCATCAGTGTGCTCACCCAAAACAGGTGATGGCTTGACTTCGATTTCCAAATCAGAGAACTTGATTGGGCTACCGATAGTCAAATACTTGCCACGTACTTTGTGGTCAACTTCAACAATCGAACCGCTCTTACGCAAGTCTGGTGATGCAGCCAATTCTTTCATAGAGAGAACTGGAGCGCATGGAATATCGAATTTGCGGAGGATGTCCACAGCCTCGTATTTAGTCTTGTCTTTGAGCCAGTCTTCAATGGTTGCGAAGATGTCAAAAATCTTATCTTGACGAGCTTCAGCAGTCATGTAAGCAGGATCAGTTGCCCACTCTGGTTTGCCTAATGCTTTAGTAATTGGCTCCCAAGCGTGACCTTGAATAGTGAAGTAGATGTATGCGTTTGGATCTGTTTCCCAACCCTTACACTTCAACACCCAACCTGGCTGACCGCCACCACCAGCGTTACCGCCACGTGGAACTACGTCAGTGAATGAGCCGTGAGGATACTGTGGGTACTCTTCCAAGTAGCCAACCTTATCCAAACGTTGTTGATCGCGCAACTTCACGCGGCACAAGTTCAATACAGCGTCTTGCATTGAGCAAGATACTTTTTGACCACGGCCAGTTTTTTCACGTTGCATCAATGCAGTCAAAATACCAATTGCCAAGTGCATACCAGTATTTGAGTCACCCAAAGCTGCAGCAGAAACGGTAGGAGGACCATCCCAGAAGCCTGTAGTAGAAGCAGCACCACCAGCGCACTGAGCTACGTTCTCATACACTTTCAAATCTTCGTATGAGTGGCCATCACTAAAGCCCTTAACAGATGCCATGATCATTTTTGGGTTTAATTCTTGGATACGCTTCCAAGAAAAGCCCATACGATCTAAAGCGCCTGGACCGAAGTTCTCAACCATCACATCAGAAGTCTTGATCATCTTCTCCAATACTTCTTTACCTTCTTGAGTCTTGGTATCGAGTGTCAAAGAGCGCTTGTTACCGTTCAACATCGTGAAGTACAAAGCATCTGCGC
Coding sequences within:
- a CDS encoding DUF3460 family protein gives rise to the protein MARYQSEFTQFLNELKTEKPNLEAEQQAGRALLWDKEPLSVEDQRRAKAAKLKQRAYVYSND
- a CDS encoding ScpA family protein — its product is MTEPGTAPISDLLDSTPSVTDGMSEAFAKLYGEPLFKLPTDLYIPPDALEVFLEAFEGPLDLLLYLIRKQNFNVLDIPMAQVTQQYLSYIDQIRHHNLELAAEYLLMAAMLIEIKSRMLLPMKKADSEEEVEDPRAELVRRLLEYERMKLAAQELDQIPQQGRDFQVAHGFVDTTVAITWPEVNLEDLQMAWRDVLHRAKLTQHHTITREELSVRDFMTRILRRLQNTKFVEFGELFEDAIKSGNGIPVVIVNFIAMLELSREALIEITQAEPYAPIYVRLAYTPVA
- the panC gene encoding pantoate--beta-alanine ligase, with translation MKIISDIQELRDHLRGQNRASFVPTMGNLHEGHLSLMRLARQHGDPVVASIFVNRLQFGPNEDFDSYPRTMQADIEKLEKEGVYILFAPTERDLYPQPQEYRVDPPQQLGDILEGEFRPGFFRGVCTVVLKLFSCVQPKVAVFGKKDYQQLMIIRQMAKQFALPVDIVPGETIRADDGLALSSRNGYLSAEERAEAPELQRALKEVRERVLQLANRNSQSISEIEKAAVASLAARGWKPDYIAIRQQSDLAPASNESLQANEPLVILTAAKLGKTRLIDNLEI
- a CDS encoding methionyl-tRNA formyltransferase; protein product: MRVALIGSADFGKAALEAFLDRGDEIVAVFCPPDNPKSTKPEILKEAALARGLTPLQFASLKGPEAAQAMIDSQADICVMAYVLQFVPQELCKIPKHGTIQYHPSLLPKYRGPSAINWAIALGEEKTGLTIFRPSDGLDEGEVILQKEVTIGPNDTLGKIYFDHLFPIGVKALLEAADLVVAGKHQEIVQDESLANYEGWFDVNAAQIHWATHISQIYNLIRACNPAPGAWTKFGEQKVQIYDCHKHVAATFGAVKGKPGEITQITLDSFFVTCHGGQIEVLKAKGATGKLTGAELAKELNLQVGQFFAL
- the frc gene encoding formyl-CoA transferase; amino-acid sequence: MAKALEGVKILDFTHVQSGPTCTQLLAWFGADVIKVEKSGEGDATRGQLRDIPDADSLYFTMLNHNKRSITVNTKTQKGKEILERLIKECDVLVENFAPGALDRMGFSWERIQELNPMMIMASVKGFGPGPYEDCKVYENVAQCAGGSASTTGFDDGPPMVTGAQIGDSGTGLHLALGIVTALYQRTHSGRGQKVLAAMQDAVLNLCRVKLRDQQRLERNGLMQEYPQFPNGEFGEAVPRAGNASGGGQPGWIVKCKGWETDPNAYMYVIVQAPVWEAVCKVIGREDWITDVRFASPMARLPHLMEIFGEIEKWTMTMTKFEVMDVLNKYDIPCGPILSMKEIAEEPALRATGTVVEVDHPIRGKYLTVGNPIKMSDSPTEVTRSPLLGEHTDEILSELGYSTDELIALRHDKVI
- a CDS encoding PAS domain S-box protein, whose translation is MKTNVDLYELLECVGDAIIVSDANEKIVLWNPAATRIFGYSEVEALGQTLDLIVPERQRQRHNEGYSKSMETGITRYGTALLKVPAKHKDGSMLSIAFTVGMLFNENHKANGVVAIIRDETARFAEESALKKRLSELEDPTA
- the frc gene encoding formyl-CoA transferase, yielding MTKPLDGIRIIDFTHVQAGPACTQLLAWYGADVIKVERPGAGDVTRSQLRDIPGADALYFTMLNGNKRSLTLDTKTQEGKEVLEKMIKTSDVMVENFGPGALDRMGFSWKRIQELNPKMIMASVKGFSDGHSYEDLKVYENVAQCAGGAASTTGFWDGPPTVSAAALGDSNTGMHLAIGILTALMQREKTGRGQKVSCSMQDAVLNLCRVKLRDQQRLDKVGYLEEYPQYPHGSFTDVVPRGGNAGGGGQPGWVLKCKGWETDPNAYIYFTIQGHAWEPITKALGKPEWATDPAYMTAEARQDKIFDIFATIEDWLKDKTKYEAVDILRKFDIPCAPVLSMKELAASPDLRKSGSIVEVDHKVRGKYLTIGSPIKFSDLEIEVKPSPVLGEHTDEVLADLGYSKDDIAKLHAAKAV